From the Oryza glaberrima chromosome 5, OglaRS2, whole genome shotgun sequence genome, one window contains:
- the LOC127772789 gene encoding extensin-like: protein MARRSPCLTAAVLLLGALAVASALVDEAAAAGQGLGHGARLMSKQGRAMYEKPPELEPKPKPKPKPHPKPESKPEPKPEPKPEPKPYPEPKPEMKPETKPEPKPKPELKPEPKPEPKPEPKPYPEPKPKPKPEPKPEPKPEHKPEPKPEPEPKPYPKPKPEPKPGPKPEPKPEPKPHPEPKPEPKPKPVPHPEPKPEPKPEPKPHPEPKPEPKPEPKPHPKPEPKPHPEPEPKLKPEPKPEPKPEPKPKPEPKPEPKLEPKPYPKPKPEPKPVPKPEPIPHPGPKPKPKPDPKLEPKPHPEPKPHPTPEPEPKPKPEPKPEPKPYPEPKPKLKPEPKPEPKPEPKPKPEPKPEPKLEPKPYPKPKPEPKPVPKPEPIPHPGPKPKPKPDPKLEPKPHPEPKPHPTPEPEPKPKPEPKPEPKPYPEPKPKLKPEPKPGPKPIAPPKKHKPPHMPPATNQ, encoded by the coding sequence ATGGCGAGGCGCTCTCCTTGCCTCACTGCCGCCGTGCTCCTGCTTGGGGCATTGGCGGTGGCGAGCGCTTTAGTTGATGAAGCCGCGGCAGCTGGCCAGGGACTCGGCCATGGCGCCCGCTTAATGAGCAAGCAGGGCCGTGCGATGTACGAGAAGCCGCCAGAGCTGGAGCCGAAGCCGAAGCCAAAGCCAAAGCCTCATCCTAAGCCTGAATCAAAACCGGAGCCAAAGCCAGAACCTAAGCCGGAGCCAAAGCCATACCCAGAGCCGAAGCCAGAGATGAAACCGGAGACAAAGCCAGAACCAAAACCTAAGCCAGAACTTAAACCTGAGCCTAAGCCTGAACCAAAACCAGAACCAAAGCCATACCCAGAGCCGAAGCCAAAGCCCAAACCGGAGCCAAAGCCAGAACCAAAACCTGAGCATAAACCTGAACCAAAACCAGAACCAGAACCAAAGCCATACCCAAAGCCAAAGCCAGAGCCAAAACCGGGGCCCAAACCCGAGCCGAAGCCAGAGCCTAAGCCACACCCAGAACCGAAACCGGAGCCCAAACCAAAGCCAGTGCCACACCCTGAACCAAAACCGGAACCAAAGCCGGAGCCCAAACCACACCCAGAACCAAAGCCTGAGCCGAAACCTGAGCCTAAGCCACACCCGAAGCCTGAGCCAAAGCCACACCCAGAGCCTGAGCCTAAGCTTAAACCTGAACCAAAACCAGAGCCAAAGCCAGAGCCTAAACCGAAGCCCGAGCCAAAGCCTGAACCAAAACTAGAGCCCAAACCATATCCAAAGCCAAAACCGGAACCTAAACCGGTGCCAAAGCCGGAGCCCATTCCACACCCAGGACCAAAACCGAAGCCTAAACCTGACCCAAAGCTAGAGCCCAAGCCACACCCGGAGCCAAAACCACATCCGACGCCTGAACCTGAACCAAAGCCTAAGCCTGAACCAAAACCAGAGCCTAAACCATACCCAGAACCAAAGCCTAAACTGAAACCTGAACCAAAACCAGAGCCAAAGCCAGAGCCTAAACCGAAGCCCGAGCCAAAGCCTGAACCAAAACTAGAGCCCAAACCATATCCAAAGCCAAAACCGGAACCTAAACCGGTGCCAAAGCCGGAGCCCATTCCACACCCAGGACCAAAACCGAAGCCTAAACCTGACCCAAAGCTAGAGCCCAAGCCACACCCGGAGCCAAAACCACATCCGACGCCTGAACCTGAACCAAAGCCTAAGCCTGAACCAAAACCAGAGCCTAAACCATACCCAGAACCAAAGCCTAAACTGAAACCTGAACCTAAGCCTGGACCGAAACCTATAGCACCGCCGAAGAAGCACAAGCCGCCGCACATGCCACCAGCGACAAACCAGTGA